The following DNA comes from Metopolophium dirhodum isolate CAU chromosome 8, ASM1992520v1, whole genome shotgun sequence.
CAAATAAAGAAGGTAACATACTGTACAACtgaatttaatgtaaatatgaaaaaatcgatataacatattcatattttttgttaGCCGATCATCACGAATGTACTCAACTTCTACAAATAACTCAGAACTGTCTAGAATTGGGGGGATCAGCTGGAGACTTGATGTTGCCCGTGTGCATGCTTTACCGCGTTTGCAGTACTTGTGTAAGTAAAATTCAACAGCTAAAAATTAACTTctagatttataataatgataacatttttacaaatgttaGGAATCCGAACAATCAGAATGTGAAGCAAAATTCATACAAGGATCCCACGAACTGTGCAGCAAAGCTCCGTTGTGTAGATACTTTTCACGGCGTATACTACAACTTATGCAAGAACATCCATTACAAATACAATGCCATAAGTGCATGGTTAACTTTTTACAGAACGAAGATTAATAGATgaatctttaataatataatttgatcataacattaaactaaaaaaatgggaaattatgcctataacataatataattatatatatatatatatatatgtatacataagcTTAAATTATATTCACTTAGATGGTGCTAATCTGTCTCAGAGTTACCAACTTTGTTTTGCTGATGTAtgcaagttaaaataataaagaagtaGTTTATTCAATACATCAACggtctttaataaatattacataataatcatatatacataatacatatatatatatatatatatattatataaattataataataacataaactaGTTATTTGATGATTGTCATTGGTATTGTTATAATCCTAATAAACTTAAGATGgcttaatcatatttaaatgttttttaacaatatttatataaaaatataaatagaaacaaatgtatacaagaatatattccaaaaaatataaaaaaacaaccttgatataacaaaatattatgatttaaataacattaaaataatactgtttattgaaaaaattaatttagtaatataaatataaatcaaattatatatcaAAAAATGTGAAAGCGTAAAGGAATTTTTATCACAGTATTACAGGGatgaaattattacaatagctTAGTAAAGCCAAGGTAAGTGTGAGAAGCTTTACGGTTAAGGTTTATACCACTTGACATTTCCCTAAGTCTAATTAAAATTGATTCTCCTGGTTTGAAATATTCTACAATAGATGTGAAACACGAGATTTCTGTTCCAGATACACCCACTGCACTACATACTGACAGTGTTTCATTTAAATCAGCCGTTACTTTTGTCATAGAAAAACTGTTCTTCTTAGTAGATgacaaataatatacctaataataaataaaactcatTAAGTACAGAACTAATTTACACTATTTTACTATAAGCACTCTGCTTTCTGTCCCTTTAAAATATACCATGGTTATATATCTTTGAAAATTGGTATTATTGGGCACACTAGGCATTATTTAAAGGATGCAACAGTAAAATTTGGTATCTCAGTTTATGTGTAAAAATTGCTCTTTTTACTTCTCTATTGTAATCATACAGATGAAATTAAGAAATTgtgatatttatttgtattttgacaaaggtgttgtttttaaaattttattagaaaagtTTTTGAGAATACAAAACCGTTTTTAGAATaggttaattaatattgatacctacctaatttatacCACACAACCAAAACtctttaagaataaaaaagtttttaccacattataatatttatacgttagACAAAGACAACTGATTCAAATGTTGCACTCTTTAAGGATAAATGTATCagtaagaaaatatattacctgTATGTAAACTAAATAAAGTCCTGGGTCAACTATTTCTATCAAAGTTCTTCTTGAAGTTAATTTTACAGGAGAATACGAATCAACTGGTAAActtttatttgacaaaatccATGGTCCCAAGATACCTGTTCATAAAATGATGGTcagtatttgaatttaaattcgaCAAATACTACGTTTACACCAGGATAGGAAATCAATCAGGCCTACTGAATCAGTCCAAACACTTAGAAGCAATTATTGACTTAATGCATTGTCGCATTGAAATCGATCATACTAAACTATCATTAACAATATAAGAAACTTAGTTAAATTCCCAATACATTTTTGTGGACAAGGTGTAAACGTAGTAAATTAcagatttacaaaattatagtgAATGATATTGTACAAACTACCATTttgttcaaaatctatatttggTTGAGCCAAGTAGAACAAGCACATATTTTGAACTggaaataagaaaattaaattaaaaatatcaaaacaatatgcatgtttggaaaaaaaatataaaattacattttgtagaCTTGGTCGACCTGGTGtgtctaatatttaaatttttcattttggaAAAGTCGAAATAAATTTCATTTATATCACCATCAGTTAAACCAGTCTTTGAAGATGTTTTAAGTATGCATAACCTTTCGTTTGAAAGCATAGTTTTCAAATTGTCAACgacatgataaatatatataactaaggACAGCaccaataaattaacaaatatcaCAGTTACGTCTTTCCTCttcaaataatagttattattattcattttattcattgttctttttatctgtaaaatcttaagttaaaaattaggACAACAGCGAAATGTAACGCTGTAGCATAAACTTAAGTTGAAATTACCTCAACAAGAAATACAGTTCACTAAAAGTTACTTTAAATTAGCCCTGCAGGCTGTAATTTCACAACggaattttaattacctattaggTAGTTGtgttaattaattgaatattgcACTGTTGCAATGATGTACGACATTAACCAtcttaataggtaggtatcataAATTCGCACGTAATGAATAAAACCTgaaggtaatatataattataataattatatagtaaaaattaaatatataaataacaattaaaaaaataaatattattttacaacgtcgtaaaaaaataacaattaagaaCAATAGCAGTACCTATACTCAGTATAGTACAATAGTCATTATTCTTAGtagttaatttcaatattttatcatcacATATCATTATCAGAATACAACGATCGGTATGTCGATTTTCGCGCCATTTGTATTGTGTACCTACAAACAAgatggatattatatacatgacaaAGTATATCGACCTtgccaacaataaaataaattgcaccGGACAATCGGACATGGGCACATGACAGCAACAATAGCGGTAAcaaataacatttcaaatagTTTATCTTTCGGTGATTGCTGTTAACAGGTAGGTTGTTAAGCTATACCGGGTATATTGttacaggtaataatatattatcaaattttggTTTATGGTAGACGGTAAGTGTCCTCGTTTTCATATCATGTCATTCGACTATTCTAAATTTCTAACTCGAAATTCCAATACTTAACTCCCACACGGGCACACGGCTAGATTAGTCATGAGAATTAGAGTTCTCTAATGTTCATGCCTATAGTACTCGCTACAGCGTAGACGCCACTGTCTGACTGTTTGTATTACAATAgttaaactaaggttaaaccGTCGAATTCGGCCGGTAAAATCAGTAGGTTAAgcgtaaccgaggtttaaattatgattgtaaaacgggcccttatacaatttaaagattAGATCTAGGGACATCTCatataggctttttattatatattaattctaaACCAAGTTACGAGTACctactaaacaatttaaaatagtttgtacatcttaaaatactcataactcgtaCTAACTGTGAACAatggtgcaatcagaatttgtcggtcggaattagttttaaagttatgaCCTTTTGAAATTCACAATTTTGCGTACCTACTCCCACCCATCAAtcggagttttttttttaatttatcaacaataacataaaaagttAGGTAATTTTTGATTGCTGATTCCACCAAAATATTAAGCATGCTACaacacacattttgaaaaaaaaattctcaaaaatcaCTCTGAAGCTAAACTGCATTCGTTCCAACGCATAAAATAAATtcagtaactatattatttataatcaatggtatagaCGTATAATAGTATCCACTATCGAGTAATAGGTACTCATATGTCCCTAGCATCCCTCCTATGTATCCGTCACTTGTGAAAATAAAAGGTCCtcgtacctataattttaaggTATGAGAATGTTATTTAGGCGGGCATGGACCAATTgcgcctaaaacaaaatttgtattttagggtCAGTCTACCAATTGCGCCTCTTATATTTTACGGTTAGTACACCAATTGCGCTCTTTATATTTAACGGTcaatataccaattgcgcttgTATTCAAATTAACCTAGCGGCTaccttcaaatataaaaatattgttgttcgaTCTAATTCCATCAACATCAACATAAAAACaccaaaattcttaaaaattaaaaacgtatttattgatcaataattgattactggttattatattatattttataacagtatcGGGAATTGTATCGAACGATATTATTCTTACGCACATATTTTGATTACGGAAGTATGCATTTGAGTGATGGACGACAACAAGTTTTCATTATCATCGGATATATTTTATCAGGCTAATTGACAGCCTAATAAACTGTAATACTGTATATAGAATAACATTTTGATGATACCCAATATTTATGTCTTTTTAGTCGTTTAGTATTAGTTTGAGTTGTTTGAAGTTACAATATGGATCGTTTTAAA
Coding sequences within:
- the LOC132950880 gene encoding uncharacterized protein LOC132950880 isoform X1; its protein translation is MNKMNNNNYYLKRKDVTVIFVNLLVLSLVIYIYHVVDNLKTMLSNERLCILKTSSKTGLTDGDINEIYFDFSKMKNLNIRHTRSTKSTKFQNMCLFYLAQPNIDFEQNGSILGPWILSNKSLPVDSYSPVKLTSRRTLIEIVDPGLYLVYIQVYYLSSTKKNSFSMTKVTADLNETLSVCSAVGVSGTEISCFTSIVEYFKPGESILIRLREMSSGINLNRKASHTYLGFTKLL
- the LOC132950880 gene encoding uncharacterized protein LOC132950880 isoform X2, with protein sequence MNKMNNNNYYLKRKDVTVIFVNLLVLSLVIYIYHVVDNLKTMLSNERLCILKTSSKTGLTDGDINEIYFDFSKMKNLNIRHTRSTKSTKFQNMCLFYLAQPNIDFEQNGILGPWILSNKSLPVDSYSPVKLTSRRTLIEIVDPGLYLVYIQVYYLSSTKKNSFSMTKVTADLNETLSVCSAVGVSGTEISCFTSIVEYFKPGESILIRLREMSSGINLNRKASHTYLGFTKLL